One Pantoea trifolii genomic region harbors:
- a CDS encoding helix-turn-helix domain-containing protein, with product MQMIAPLHARSPAPFNRRMVLLAYECLCTFEFGTAVEAFGRVDDAFGQPLYDLSVASVEEGVFGAQGGVRLVVDGGLELLDEAGTIVIPGWRSVHEPASDALIAALQKVHRNGTRIVSICAGSFVLGAAGLLDGKRATAHWNSTEILAQRFPQVQVEHGMIYVDEGSIITSAGGAAGVDLCLHLIRRDYGIEVANRTARRMVTPPLREGNQAQLIQQPVPQRAAKNLSPLLDDLRNHLNTPLVIDQLARQAGMSRRTFLRRFHDATGTTPGEWMLSVRLEKACALLESGKLSIDQVAEQAGFGSPETLRHHFRQRLNTTPTHWRKAFNERGMAL from the coding sequence ATGCAAATGATTGCTCCGTTACATGCCCGTTCGCCTGCACCGTTTAACCGCCGCATGGTTTTGCTGGCGTATGAATGCCTGTGTACCTTTGAATTCGGCACGGCAGTTGAGGCTTTTGGGCGCGTCGATGACGCGTTCGGCCAGCCTTTATATGATTTGAGCGTGGCGTCGGTGGAGGAGGGCGTATTCGGCGCGCAAGGCGGCGTGCGTTTGGTGGTCGACGGCGGACTTGAGCTGCTGGACGAGGCGGGCACCATCGTGATTCCCGGCTGGCGCAGCGTGCATGAACCGGCATCGGATGCGCTTATCGCTGCATTACAAAAAGTACACCGCAACGGCACGCGTATCGTTTCGATCTGCGCAGGCAGTTTCGTGTTGGGCGCTGCCGGTTTGCTGGATGGTAAACGCGCTACCGCACACTGGAACAGCACCGAAATACTGGCGCAGCGCTTCCCTCAGGTGCAGGTTGAACACGGCATGATTTATGTCGATGAGGGCAGCATTATTACGTCAGCGGGCGGCGCAGCGGGCGTGGATTTGTGTCTGCATCTGATTCGTCGCGATTATGGCATTGAAGTGGCAAACCGCACCGCGCGCCGTATGGTGACGCCGCCGCTACGTGAAGGGAATCAGGCGCAGCTGATCCAGCAGCCGGTGCCGCAGCGTGCGGCAAAAAATCTCTCGCCGCTGCTTGATGATTTACGCAATCACCTCAATACGCCGCTGGTGATTGATCAGCTCGCCAGGCAAGCCGGCATGAGCCGCCGCACATTTTTACGCCGCTTCCATGACGCCACCGGCACCACGCCGGGAGAGTGGATGTTGAGCGTGCGGCTGGAAAAAGCCTGCGCACTGCTGGAGAGCGGCAAGCTGAGCATTGACCAGGTTGCCGAGCAGGCGGGATTTGGATCGCCGGAAACCTTGCGGCATCACTTCAGACAGCGCTTGAATACCACGCCAACGCATTGGCGCAAGGCATTCAATGAAAGGGGGATGGCGCTTTAA